GGTTCGCTGCCGGAAGTCGCTTGTCGAGCTTCCTCGACCAGTTCCAGAATTCGCTGGGTGTAACCCAAAAACGTCCAGCCGGTGGCCGACAGGCGCAAGCGCAGCTTCTCGCGGATGAACAGGTCGACGCCCAGTTCCTGTTCCAGCTGTTTGATCCGCGTGGTGAGGTTGGAGGGCACGCGGTGCAAACGCTGCGCCGCGCCGGTAATGCTTCCTTCCTCGGCAACGGCTTTGAAGAGTTCGAGCTGGGTCAGGTCCATATCTTCTCCGAAAGAGAATGAATCGTTGATTATTATTCATTATTAAATTTGTGCGTCGCAGCCTATCGTTGGCATCACATTCAAGCAATAGACGGCAGTCGGCCGCCGCCGATCCAGTCACGATGGGAGAATATTGATCATGTCCAGGCACGCATCCACCACGCACGCTATTTCACTGAACCCCGCCAGCGGCCAGGTTTTTGCGGAGTATCCGTTTGAGAGTGTCGAGCAACTCGAACAGTCGCTGGAACGCGCTGCGGCAGGGTTCAAGGTCTGGCGAGAACAGCCTGTCAGCGGTCGAGCGCAGGTTTTGGTAAACCTGGCGCGGGTGCTGCGCGAAAAAACCGAAGCGATGGCGCAAATGATCACGGCGGAAATGGGCAAGCCGATCGCTCAGGCCCGCGCTGAGATCGAGAAATGCGCCGTCACCTGCGAATGGTATGCACAGCATGGTCCGGCGATGCTGGAACCCGAAAAGACCTCAGTCGAAAACGACAAGGCCTACATCGCGTATCGGCCGCTGGGTCCGGTGCTGGCGGTCATGCCGTGGAACTTCCCGGTCTGGCAAGTCTTGCGCGGCGCCATCCCGATGATTCTGGCGGGCAACGGCTACGTGCTCAAACATGCGCCGAACGTCATGGGCTGCGCCTTTTTGCTGCGCGACGTCTGGCGTGAAGCGGGCCTCACCGAAGGCGTTTTCGAGGTGATCAACGCCACTAACGAGGGCGTGTCCAAGGCCATCGCTGATCCGCGCATCGCTGCCGTTGCCGTGACCGGGAGCGTTCGGGCAGGCTCGGCAATTGCGAGCCAGGCAGGCGCTGCGCTGAAAAAATGCGTGCTGGAACTCGGCGGTTCCGATCCGTTCATTGTGCTGGCCGATGCCAACCTGGACGAAGCGGTCAAGGCCGCGATGGTCGGTCGCTATCAGAACAGCGGACAGATCTGCGTGGCCGCCAAGCGCATCATCGTGCAAGAGAGTGTGTTGCAGGCGTTCACCGACAAGTTCGTCGCGGCGGTCACCGCGCTCAAGGTCGGCGACCCGCAGCTGGAGTCGACTTACATCGGGCCAATGGCCCGTTACGATCTGCGCGACGAGCTCCACGGTCAGGTCCTGGCCACATTGTCCGAAGGCGCGTCGTTGCTGCTCGGCGGCGAAGCCATTGCGGGTGACGGTAACTATTACGCGCCGACCATTCTGGCCGATGTGCGCCCGGGCATGACCTCGTTCAAAGAAGAGCTGTTTGGCCCGGTCGCCTCACTGATCGCCGCCCGTGATGCCGAGCATGCAGTGGAGCTGGCAAACGACAGCGAATTCGGTCTGGCGGGCAGCGTCTGGACCGCCGACGAAGCCCTCGCTCGGGACATCGCGTCACGCCTGGAAACAGGCGGCGTGTTCATCAACGGTTACACCGCTTCCGACGCCCGTGTGCCAATTGGCGGGGTGAAGAAAAGTGGTTTCGGGCGCGAGCTGTCGCACTTCGGCATCCGGGAGTTCTGCAACGCGCAGACGGTGTGGATTGATCGTCGCTAAGGCCGATCAGACTATAGAAAACCCCGCCGGGCGTACCGTGCGGGGTTTTTTTATGAGTATTAAGT
The DNA window shown above is from Pseudomonas sp. BSw22131 and carries:
- a CDS encoding aldehyde dehydrogenase family protein, producing MSRHASTTHAISLNPASGQVFAEYPFESVEQLEQSLERAAAGFKVWREQPVSGRAQVLVNLARVLREKTEAMAQMITAEMGKPIAQARAEIEKCAVTCEWYAQHGPAMLEPEKTSVENDKAYIAYRPLGPVLAVMPWNFPVWQVLRGAIPMILAGNGYVLKHAPNVMGCAFLLRDVWREAGLTEGVFEVINATNEGVSKAIADPRIAAVAVTGSVRAGSAIASQAGAALKKCVLELGGSDPFIVLADANLDEAVKAAMVGRYQNSGQICVAAKRIIVQESVLQAFTDKFVAAVTALKVGDPQLESTYIGPMARYDLRDELHGQVLATLSEGASLLLGGEAIAGDGNYYAPTILADVRPGMTSFKEELFGPVASLIAARDAEHAVELANDSEFGLAGSVWTADEALARDIASRLETGGVFINGYTASDARVPIGGVKKSGFGRELSHFGIREFCNAQTVWIDRR